In Neisseriaceae bacterium CLB008, one genomic interval encodes:
- a CDS encoding Rossmann-like and DUF2520 domain-containing protein — MSLTFHIIGAGRVGQTLGHLWQQSGLLQLSHIVRRCNLEAAPWTHRFTTAKIVTQISNLPAADVVLISTPDDAIESSAEALAACAWLSPQTLVCHCSGAKSRSALASLAAKGVQTASLHPVFAFADVDASIRTLAGHLVAIEAEPAQQAFMTQLAEALGLQPFYLDAAHKARYHAALSISANFLVTLAGFAEDVLAPLGLPQSQSRALVSGLMQQSFHNYQALGPKAALTGPIVRGDAATVASHLDALTPAETPLYQALGVATVGLAKAALSPEQAQTLLDLLAPPQAQTKKKQ; from the coding sequence ATGTCGCTTACTTTTCACATTATTGGGGCAGGCCGCGTCGGCCAAACCTTGGGCCATCTGTGGCAGCAATCTGGCCTACTGCAACTGAGCCATATTGTCCGCCGCTGCAATCTTGAGGCCGCGCCGTGGACGCACCGTTTTACCACAGCAAAAATAGTAACACAAATCAGCAACTTGCCCGCAGCAGATGTGGTCTTAATCAGCACCCCCGACGACGCCATTGAATCGAGTGCCGAAGCCCTGGCCGCCTGTGCCTGGCTGTCACCACAAACCTTGGTGTGTCACTGTAGCGGTGCTAAAAGCCGCAGCGCCTTAGCCAGCTTAGCTGCTAAAGGCGTTCAAACCGCCAGCTTACACCCTGTTTTTGCCTTTGCCGACGTCGACGCCAGCATTCGTACGTTGGCTGGCCACCTAGTGGCCATTGAAGCCGAGCCAGCGCAACAGGCCTTTATGACGCAGCTGGCCGAAGCCTTAGGCCTACAGCCCTTCTACCTCGATGCAGCGCATAAAGCACGCTATCATGCAGCCTTATCCATCAGCGCCAATTTCTTGGTGACCTTAGCCGGTTTTGCCGAAGACGTTTTAGCGCCACTAGGCCTACCCCAATCACAAAGTCGTGCTTTAGTGAGTGGTTTAATGCAGCAAAGTTTCCACAACTATCAAGCTTTGGGGCCTAAGGCCGCCTTAACCGGCCCAATTGTGCGCGGCGATGCCGCCACTGTCGCCAGCCATCTTGACGCCTTAACCCCGGCAGAAACCCCGCTTTATCAAGCCTTAGGCGTGGCCACTGTCGGCTTAGCAAAGGCCGCCTTAAGCCCTGAGCAAGCTCAGACACTTTTAGACTTATTGGCCCCACCTCAAGCCCAAACCAAAAAAAAGCAGTAA
- a CDS encoding SulP family inorganic anion transporter: MKQTHEGDGLPLAHMLRGYRWQTLRQDLGAGLTVGMIAVPLSMALAIGTGVPPQYGLYTAVVAGFVIALCGGSRFNVSGPTAAFVVVLQPIVATFGFSGLLMASFLAGMVLVVLGLLRLGRFVYWVPEPIISGFSAGIAVVIVVAQLPDFLGVTGAASGDVVSRIGHVVAQLGHVSVVDVCLGALTLAGLLLWPRWVRRLPPHVVVMGASALLGMAFTGLGWPPRTIASVFTYWLEGVAYAGIPSMLPTLVWPWQSEDGQSWWAASGLWALAPSVLAIAFLGAVESLLCAVVADGLTNTRHRPNAELVGQGLGNMVAPFVGGFAATGALARTAANIRAGAQTPVAAMIHALFVLLSLLLLAPWLGYLPMASLAALLWLVAWHMANVSALRRLWRIAPVGDRWILVTCLALTVGFGMVVGVLAAMGLALLWLWVQLWRLPASLPSSGPMPLSESVCLDVLRGPLFFGSAQARLGAVSQRLAVRPEVKGVVLIGVNVAFIDVTGLLALAAFVDEQQAYGRRVVLVGWSAQVREGCQRAGLVSSERMGLYWAEDQAAALRLLTRLGA, from the coding sequence ATGAAGCAAACACACGAAGGCGATGGGCTGCCCTTAGCGCACATGCTGCGTGGCTATCGTTGGCAGACGTTGCGGCAAGATCTAGGGGCGGGCCTAACCGTGGGCATGATTGCGGTGCCGCTGTCGATGGCCTTAGCAATTGGCACCGGCGTGCCGCCACAATATGGCTTATACACCGCCGTGGTGGCGGGGTTTGTCATCGCCCTGTGCGGCGGCTCACGCTTTAACGTTTCGGGCCCGACGGCGGCCTTTGTGGTGGTGTTACAGCCCATTGTCGCCACGTTCGGCTTCAGCGGCTTGCTGATGGCCAGTTTTTTGGCGGGCATGGTTTTGGTGGTCTTGGGCCTATTGCGGCTGGGGCGATTCGTGTATTGGGTGCCAGAACCCATCATCAGCGGGTTCAGTGCCGGTATTGCGGTGGTGATTGTGGTGGCGCAACTGCCTGACTTTTTAGGCGTGACGGGGGCCGCCAGTGGTGATGTGGTGAGCCGTATAGGCCACGTTGTGGCCCAGCTGGGGCATGTTTCCGTAGTGGACGTCTGCCTCGGGGCGCTGACTCTAGCGGGGCTGCTGCTGTGGCCGCGTTGGGTTCGTCGGCTACCGCCACACGTGGTGGTGATGGGCGCCAGTGCGCTATTGGGCATGGCGTTCACGGGGCTGGGGTGGCCGCCACGCACCATTGCCTCGGTGTTTACGTATTGGTTGGAAGGCGTGGCCTATGCCGGCATCCCGTCGATGTTGCCGACGCTGGTGTGGCCGTGGCAGTCGGAAGACGGCCAATCGTGGTGGGCCGCCAGCGGGCTATGGGCCCTGGCGCCGAGCGTGTTGGCCATTGCTTTTTTGGGTGCGGTTGAATCCTTGCTGTGTGCGGTGGTGGCCGATGGTCTGACCAACACGCGGCATCGGCCGAACGCCGAGCTGGTCGGTCAGGGACTAGGCAATATGGTGGCGCCGTTTGTGGGCGGCTTTGCCGCTACCGGTGCCTTGGCGCGTACGGCGGCCAATATTCGCGCTGGGGCGCAAACGCCAGTGGCGGCGATGATTCATGCCCTGTTTGTATTGCTGAGCCTGTTGCTGCTGGCGCCGTGGTTGGGCTATTTACCCATGGCCAGCTTGGCGGCCCTATTGTGGCTGGTGGCTTGGCATATGGCCAATGTTTCGGCGCTGCGTCGCCTGTGGCGGATTGCGCCCGTCGGGGATCGTTGGATTTTGGTGACGTGTTTGGCGCTGACGGTGGGCTTTGGCATGGTGGTGGGGGTACTGGCGGCCATGGGTTTGGCGCTTTTGTGGCTGTGGGTGCAGCTGTGGCGCTTACCTGCATCATTGCCTTCATCTGGGCCGATGCCCCTATCTGAATCGGTGTGTTTAGATGTCCTGAGGGGGCCGCTGTTTTTTGGTTCGGCGCAGGCGCGGCTAGGCGCCGTGTCGCAGCGACTGGCCGTACGGCCAGAGGTTAAAGGCGTGGTTTTAATCGGTGTGAACGTGGCGTTTATTGACGTCACGGGGCTGTTGGCGCTGGCGGCGTTTGTGGACGAACAGCAGGCCTACGGCCGTAGGGTGGTGTTGGTGGGCTGGAGCGCTCAGGTGCGGGAAGGCTGTCAGCGTGCGGGGCTGGTGTCATCCGAACGCATGGGCTTGTATTGGGCCGAGGATCAGGCGGCGGCGCTGCGGTTGTTGACGAGGTTGGGCGCCTAG
- a CDS encoding 5-methyltetrahydropteroyltriglutamate--homocysteine S-methyltransferase — protein sequence MSNTTTAAKQRYAGYKADHVGSFLRPESIKQGRLDLAAGKISPEQLRAIEDQEIIKLVAEQKKVGIQAITDGELRRAWWHFDFMENLVGAEGYEAEQGMAFKGVVTKPHNVRVVGRLDFDEHHPHLADYRFLHGAVGDGGEFVAKMTLPSPNMMMRPNIRNNAYYGDDIEGYVRDLGLAYRKAIKVFYDLGCRYLQLDDVFWAYLCSAEQCEKERALGMDPQRLAQYCVDTLNIALEDKPDDLVIGMHICRGNFSSTWHYEGGYDVIEDFIFKNLVNIDRYFLEYDTERAGGFAPLAKLNGSDAEVVLGLVTSKVGELESKKDILARIHEAAQYLPLSQLALSPQCGFSSTEEGNKVSIQSQWDKLTFIREVAQTVWPV from the coding sequence ATGAGCAATACAACAACGGCGGCTAAGCAGCGCTACGCCGGCTATAAAGCAGATCATGTGGGCAGTTTTTTACGCCCAGAGTCAATTAAGCAAGGGCGTTTAGATTTGGCCGCAGGCAAAATCAGCCCAGAACAGCTACGGGCGATTGAAGATCAAGAGATCATCAAACTCGTGGCCGAGCAAAAAAAAGTTGGCATTCAGGCCATTACCGACGGCGAGCTACGGCGGGCATGGTGGCATTTCGACTTCATGGAAAACCTAGTGGGTGCCGAAGGCTACGAGGCCGAGCAGGGCATGGCGTTTAAGGGTGTGGTCACCAAACCTCATAATGTACGCGTTGTGGGGCGCTTAGATTTTGATGAACACCATCCTCATTTAGCCGATTATCGGTTTTTGCATGGAGCCGTAGGCGATGGTGGCGAGTTTGTGGCCAAAATGACCCTACCCAGCCCCAATATGATGATGCGCCCTAATATTCGCAACAACGCCTATTATGGTGACGACATTGAGGGCTATGTTCGGGATTTAGGTTTGGCGTATCGAAAAGCGATTAAGGTATTTTATGATTTAGGTTGCCGTTATTTACAGTTAGATGACGTCTTTTGGGCCTATTTATGCAGTGCCGAGCAGTGCGAAAAAGAGCGTGCTTTAGGCATGGACCCTCAGCGCTTAGCGCAGTATTGTGTGGACACTTTAAACATTGCGCTCGAAGACAAGCCGGATGATCTCGTCATTGGCATGCACATCTGTCGCGGTAATTTTTCCTCAACCTGGCATTATGAGGGCGGATATGACGTGATTGAAGACTTTATTTTTAAGAATTTGGTGAATATTGATCGTTATTTCTTGGAATATGACACTGAGCGTGCCGGTGGGTTTGCGCCCCTCGCCAAGCTGAATGGTTCTGATGCCGAAGTGGTTTTGGGCTTGGTGACCTCCAAAGTGGGCGAGCTTGAATCAAAAAAAGACATTTTGGCGCGCATTCATGAGGCTGCTCAATACCTACCGTTGTCACAGTTGGCCTTGAGCCCACAGTGCGGTTTTTCTTCAACGGAAGAGGGCAATAAAGTGTCGATTCAGTCGCAGTGGGATAAATTGACTTTTATTCGTGAGGTGGCTCAGACGGTTTGGCCCGTTTAA
- a CDS encoding YraN family protein — MKLNHPVGAQAEDRALAFLGQQGLLLVARNWHCAYGEVDLVMKEGNTWVFIEVKYRQRAHFGGVAYSITPRKLAKLQRTILHYMQVNKIHNAPCRLDAVLCQAQDAPVWLKNILE, encoded by the coding sequence ATGAAACTAAATCATCCTGTAGGTGCCCAAGCAGAAGACCGTGCGCTGGCGTTTTTAGGCCAGCAAGGCTTGCTGCTGGTGGCGCGTAATTGGCATTGTGCTTACGGTGAAGTGGATTTGGTGATGAAAGAAGGCAACACGTGGGTCTTTATTGAAGTAAAATATCGTCAACGGGCCCATTTTGGTGGCGTGGCCTACAGCATTACCCCGCGTAAGCTGGCAAAGTTACAGCGAACCATACTGCATTACATGCAGGTGAATAAGATACACAACGCGCCGTGTCGATTGGACGCGGTATTGTGCCAAGCGCAGGATGCGCCGGTTTGGCTAAAAAACATATTGGAATAA
- a CDS encoding phosphoheptose isomerase — MSIVDRVSAHFAESIEAKKQCQDILPEAVAEGVQLMVNTLMMEGKLLACGNGGSAADAQHFAAEMVGRFEQERPGLAAISLATDTSALTAIGNDYEFDLIFSKQVRALGKENDVLLAISTSGNSANVVEAVKAAHEKGMKVIALTGKDGGKIAALLNGDDVLLNVPHPRTARVQEIHILLIHALCDGVDYMLLGAD; from the coding sequence ATGAGCATAGTTGATAGAGTCAGTGCCCACTTTGCCGAGAGCATTGAAGCAAAAAAACAGTGTCAAGACATCCTGCCTGAAGCGGTGGCCGAAGGCGTTCAGCTGATGGTGAACACCTTGATGATGGAAGGCAAACTATTGGCTTGCGGTAACGGTGGATCTGCCGCCGACGCCCAGCATTTTGCCGCCGAAATGGTGGGCCGGTTTGAACAAGAGCGCCCAGGCTTGGCGGCCATTTCTTTGGCGACCGACACCTCAGCCTTAACCGCCATCGGTAACGATTACGAATTCGACCTGATTTTTTCGAAACAAGTACGTGCTCTGGGTAAAGAAAATGACGTGTTGCTGGCCATTTCTACGTCGGGCAACTCGGCCAACGTGGTGGAAGCGGTGAAAGCGGCCCACGAAAAAGGCATGAAGGTGATTGCGCTGACCGGTAAAGACGGCGGCAAAATCGCGGCTTTACTAAATGGCGACGACGTATTGCTCAACGTGCCGCATCCGCGCACGGCCCGGGTGCAGGAAATTCACATTTTATTGATTCACGCCTTATGTGATGGCGTGGACTACATGCTGTTGGGCGCAGATTAA
- a CDS encoding MFS transporter gives MSVHLEGALNRQRMTGFQWQIVGLCVLLNIIDGFDVMVMAFTAAAVSEHWGLSGTELGFLLSVGLLGMTAGSLVLAPWADRLGRRPLIMICLLISGMGMVASSFSQTHTQLGWLRFVTGLGIGGILASANVIACEYASAKWRNFAISLLSVGYALGATFGGLVAVYLVSRFGWQSVFMVGGVATLLMVLWVYWALPESLAFLLAKRPRHALSKVNDLNARLQLPPLAELPLVPSAQAAAKQSLSALLNREFRGASLGLWVTFFLTMFGFYFVMSWTPKLLTVSGLSAEQGMTGGILLSIGGIFGAVLYGLVTTRFSVFHTQLVFFILTAVLMVGFVYSIDLGALAFLFGLGLGVCVNGCVASLYAKAPTLYPSHIRTTGVGFGIGVGRIGGILSPMVAGSLLDQNWTPTTLYGVYALLFLLALLGLLYMHTQSGLVTRKGA, from the coding sequence ATGAGTGTGCATTTAGAAGGGGCGTTAAACCGTCAGCGCATGACGGGGTTTCAGTGGCAGATTGTGGGGCTGTGCGTGCTGTTGAACATTATTGATGGCTTTGACGTCATGGTGATGGCGTTTACCGCGGCAGCCGTGTCTGAACATTGGGGTTTATCGGGGACTGAGCTGGGTTTTTTGCTGAGCGTTGGCCTCTTGGGCATGACGGCGGGTTCATTGGTTTTGGCCCCCTGGGCTGATCGGTTAGGCCGTCGGCCTTTGATCATGATTTGTTTGTTGATTTCGGGCATGGGCATGGTGGCGTCTAGCTTTAGCCAAACGCACACCCAGCTTGGCTGGCTGCGCTTTGTGACGGGCTTGGGCATTGGCGGTATTTTGGCCAGTGCCAACGTCATTGCCTGTGAGTATGCATCGGCCAAGTGGCGTAACTTTGCCATCAGCCTGTTGTCGGTAGGCTATGCCCTTGGCGCCACGTTTGGTGGACTGGTGGCGGTGTATCTGGTGTCCCGCTTCGGCTGGCAAAGCGTGTTTATGGTGGGCGGCGTGGCCACGCTGTTGATGGTGTTGTGGGTGTATTGGGCGCTACCTGAGTCGTTGGCTTTTTTGTTGGCCAAGCGTCCGCGCCATGCCTTGAGCAAGGTGAATGATCTGAATGCCCGGTTGCAGTTGCCGCCTTTAGCCGAGTTGCCGTTGGTGCCGAGCGCGCAGGCGGCGGCCAAACAATCCTTGAGCGCTTTGTTAAATCGTGAATTTAGAGGGGCCAGCCTAGGCTTGTGGGTGACTTTTTTCTTAACCATGTTTGGTTTTTATTTTGTCATGAGTTGGACGCCTAAGCTATTAACGGTCTCAGGGCTTTCGGCTGAGCAGGGCATGACGGGCGGCATTTTATTAAGCATAGGCGGTATTTTTGGTGCCGTTTTGTATGGTTTAGTGACCACCCGCTTTTCGGTATTTCATACTCAGCTGGTGTTCTTTATTTTGACGGCAGTGCTGATGGTGGGTTTTGTGTACAGCATTGACCTAGGGGCATTGGCTTTTCTATTTGGTTTGGGCTTGGGCGTTTGTGTGAACGGATGCGTGGCCAGCCTGTATGCAAAGGCCCCGACGCTGTATCCTTCTCATATTCGTACCACCGGGGTTGGATTCGGTATTGGGGTTGGCCGCATTGGCGGTATTTTGTCGCCTATGGTGGCCGGCTCTTTGCTTGATCAAAACTGGACCCCGACCACCTTGTACGGCGTGTATGCCCTATTGTTTTTATTGGCGCTGCTGGGCTTGCTGTACATGCATACTCAATCGGGATTGGTCACGCGTAAAGGCGCGTAG
- a CDS encoding 2Fe-2S iron-sulfur cluster-binding protein, translating into MTTVTYIDHQGHARTLDVAIGDSVMLGAVNHDLEGIEAYCGGACACATCHVYVDEAWLDKLPPIAEKEQNMLKFVMNQQPNSRLSCQITVTAELDGLVVTTPECQI; encoded by the coding sequence ATGACCACCGTTACCTATATTGACCATCAGGGCCATGCCCGTACGCTTGACGTCGCCATTGGCGATTCGGTGATGCTCGGCGCCGTGAACCACGACCTAGAAGGCATTGAAGCCTATTGTGGGGGCGCCTGTGCCTGCGCCACCTGCCATGTCTACGTCGATGAGGCGTGGCTAGACAAGCTGCCCCCCATTGCCGAAAAAGAACAAAATATGCTGAAATTTGTGATGAATCAGCAGCCCAACTCGCGCCTGTCCTGTCAGATCACGGTCACGGCGGAACTCGATGGGCTGGTGGTCACCACCCCCGAATGCCAAATTTAA
- a CDS encoding BON domain-containing protein, which produces MKSWIKTLVVSAVMVSGLTGCPAFIVGGAAVGGLAATDRRSVGAQTDDSVIEAQVAASIANYWQANPVAAGQPQPNVKVISYNRHGLLLGYVTSEAEKTMAERALRAQPNVAKIYNYINVAPGDRKFGDVSQDTWITSKIRTNLLNAKGFIPNRVKVVTYDGVTYVFGILTPAEQAAATAQISATSGVQRVVTLFETFTETEQPAAEAAPAS; this is translated from the coding sequence ATGAAAAGTTGGATCAAGACTTTAGTCGTCAGCGCCGTGATGGTGAGTGGCCTAACTGGCTGTCCTGCATTTATTGTGGGCGGTGCTGCCGTGGGTGGCTTAGCCGCTACTGATCGGCGCAGCGTCGGCGCACAAACCGATGACAGCGTGATTGAGGCCCAAGTAGCCGCCAGCATCGCCAATTATTGGCAGGCCAACCCTGTTGCTGCTGGCCAGCCTCAGCCCAATGTGAAGGTCATCAGCTACAACCGTCATGGCCTATTGTTGGGCTATGTCACCAGCGAAGCTGAAAAAACCATGGCCGAACGCGCTCTGCGCGCCCAGCCTAATGTGGCCAAGATCTACAACTACATTAACGTTGCGCCTGGCGATCGTAAATTTGGTGACGTCAGCCAAGACACGTGGATTACCTCAAAGATCCGCACCAACTTGCTGAATGCGAAAGGGTTTATTCCTAACCGCGTCAAAGTGGTGACCTATGATGGCGTTACCTACGTGTTCGGGATCTTAACGCCCGCAGAACAGGCTGCCGCCACGGCACAAATCAGTGCGACTTCTGGCGTACAGCGCGTGGTGACGCTGTTTGAAACCTTTACCGAGACAGAACAGCCGGCCGCCGAAGCCGCGCCGGCATCTTAA
- a CDS encoding FepA family TonB-dependent siderophore receptor, producing MSHIRENSTFTSPASKRTLLATAILALSFSAVPTLAHAAEEEDTAELSTVVVTAERQLKQSLGVSKIDAKEIEKRPPVNDIKDLIRTMPGVNLTGNTASNARGNNRQIDIRGMGPENTLILIDGKPVSSRNATRYSWGGERDTRGDSNWVPVEEIESIEVIRGPAAARYGSGAAGGVVNITTKRVSKEFKGSANWYTNLPENSKEGMTHRIGFNLSAPIIEDTLSYRVYGNYNKTKGDAADINPLIHGERQAGREGVENKDVSGKLVWKIDPQQYLTFDANYSRQGNIYAGDTQFGGVHKNDFIYGQETNRMYRKSFSLTHDGSWDWGDSKLMAQYDKTINSRMKEGMAGGGEGSIQGDGSIVDSELKTTRFSGEANIPFDLGVAHVATIGAEWSKDTFNDPSSTAQNSSIPEVPNARSAKMDASAWALYLEDNISLTNTTQLIPGVRFDHHSKAGNNWSPSLNVAQKLGDYFTLKGGIAKAYKAPNLYQSAPNYMLLTKGTGCPTGITGPCYLLGNENLDPETSINKEVGIQFAKDRWNASLTWFRNDYDNKIVSGSEIVGTSASGAKILRWENTGKAVIEGLEGNIAVPLTTGLMWHNNFTYMHKSEDKTTGNPLSIIPKYTINSSFDWEISERFNALLTVTHYGKQEPKKYPTSNSNTTVDGKIAVISKQDPYTIVGLSAGYKFNKHAQIHGGISNLFDKKLYRETSESGSATARTYNEAGRAYYMSMKFDF from the coding sequence ATGTCTCACATTAGGGAAAACTCGACGTTCACGTCACCTGCCAGCAAACGCACTTTATTGGCTACTGCCATTTTGGCCCTGTCTTTTAGCGCCGTACCCACTTTGGCTCACGCCGCCGAAGAAGAGGACACGGCAGAGCTCAGCACCGTCGTGGTCACGGCCGAAAGACAGCTGAAACAATCGCTCGGCGTGTCTAAAATTGACGCCAAAGAAATTGAAAAACGCCCCCCGGTTAACGACATTAAAGACTTAATTCGCACCATGCCGGGTGTCAATCTAACGGGTAATACCGCCTCCAACGCGCGCGGCAATAATCGTCAAATTGACATCCGCGGCATGGGCCCTGAAAACACCTTGATCCTGATTGACGGCAAGCCGGTGAGCTCACGCAACGCCACTCGCTATAGCTGGGGCGGCGAACGCGACACCCGTGGCGACTCCAACTGGGTGCCGGTTGAAGAAATTGAATCCATCGAGGTCATCCGCGGCCCTGCCGCCGCTCGTTATGGCTCCGGCGCGGCTGGCGGCGTGGTCAACATCACCACCAAGCGCGTTTCGAAAGAATTTAAGGGCTCAGCCAACTGGTACACCAATCTGCCCGAAAACAGTAAAGAAGGCATGACCCACCGTATTGGTTTCAACCTCAGTGCCCCCATTATTGAAGACACTTTGTCTTACCGCGTCTACGGTAACTACAACAAAACCAAAGGCGATGCGGCCGACATCAACCCCCTAATCCACGGTGAGCGCCAAGCCGGCCGTGAAGGCGTTGAAAACAAAGATGTCTCCGGCAAACTGGTGTGGAAAATCGATCCGCAGCAATACCTCACCTTCGACGCCAACTACAGCCGCCAAGGCAATATCTACGCCGGCGACACCCAGTTTGGCGGCGTCCATAAAAACGATTTCATCTACGGTCAAGAAACCAACCGCATGTACCGCAAGAGCTTCTCACTCACCCATGATGGTTCGTGGGACTGGGGTGACTCCAAGCTGATGGCACAATACGACAAGACCATTAACTCGCGCATGAAAGAAGGCATGGCTGGTGGGGGTGAAGGCTCGATTCAAGGCGATGGTTCGATTGTAGATTCTGAACTCAAAACCACCCGCTTCAGCGGTGAAGCCAACATTCCGTTTGACCTAGGCGTGGCCCACGTGGCCACCATTGGGGCCGAATGGTCTAAAGATACCTTTAACGACCCTTCCAGCACGGCACAGAACTCATCAATCCCCGAGGTTCCTAATGCCCGTTCAGCCAAAATGGACGCTTCGGCCTGGGCCTTATACCTAGAGGACAACATTTCTTTAACCAACACCACTCAATTGATTCCGGGCGTGCGTTTTGATCACCACTCCAAGGCCGGCAACAACTGGAGCCCCAGCCTAAACGTGGCACAAAAACTGGGCGACTACTTTACCCTAAAAGGCGGCATCGCCAAGGCCTATAAAGCGCCTAACCTATACCAAAGTGCCCCCAACTACATGCTCTTGACGAAAGGGACAGGCTGCCCAACTGGCATAACAGGGCCTTGCTATCTATTGGGTAACGAAAACCTTGACCCAGAAACCTCAATCAATAAAGAGGTAGGGATTCAGTTCGCCAAAGACCGCTGGAACGCGTCACTCACCTGGTTTAGAAACGACTACGACAATAAGATTGTCTCTGGTAGCGAGATTGTGGGCACCTCTGCCTCTGGCGCCAAGATCTTACGCTGGGAGAATACGGGCAAAGCCGTAATTGAAGGCCTTGAGGGCAACATTGCCGTACCACTCACCACCGGCCTAATGTGGCACAACAATTTTACCTATATGCATAAGTCTGAGGACAAAACCACGGGCAACCCCTTATCCATTATTCCGAAATACACCATCAACTCTAGCTTCGATTGGGAGATTTCCGAACGCTTTAATGCCTTATTAACCGTGACCCATTACGGTAAGCAAGAGCCGAAAAAATACCCCACCAGCAACAGTAACACCACGGTTGATGGCAAGATAGCCGTCATTTCCAAGCAAGACCCCTACACCATTGTGGGCCTAAGCGCTGGTTATAAATTCAATAAACATGCCCAGATTCACGGCGGCATCAGCAATTTATTTGATAAAAAACTGTATCGCGAAACCTCTGAAAGTGGCTCTGCCACCGCCCGTACCTATAACGAAGCTGGTCGCGCTTACTACATGAGCATGAAGTTTGATTTTTAA
- the rsmI gene encoding 16S rRNA (cytidine(1402)-2'-O)-methyltransferase, translating to MQTHYSQAQATIQTQTLYVLATPIGNLSDITLRALAVLERADLICAEDTRVTGQLLAAYGIKSKLISVREHNERQMVDKVAEALANDQVVVQVSDAGTPAICDPGAKLAQAIRAKGYKVSPIVGPSAVIAALSVAGMTSANFYFAGFLPPKTKERQTLLQKWQETPYTVIMYETPHRIEATLADMLEVLGPDRRLVMAREITKTFETFIDGTVAEVLAAVKADRNQTRGEMVLILDAAPAVTQSALSEATEHVMKVLAAQLPTKQAAELGSKITNENKKVLYDYALSLKKD from the coding sequence GTGCAAACACATTATTCACAAGCGCAAGCAACCATTCAAACACAAACATTATATGTGTTAGCCACCCCAATTGGAAACTTAAGTGACATCACCCTACGCGCGCTGGCGGTTTTAGAACGCGCCGACTTAATCTGCGCCGAAGACACCCGCGTCACTGGCCAACTATTAGCGGCCTACGGCATCAAAAGTAAACTCATCAGCGTACGCGAACACAATGAGCGCCAAATGGTCGACAAGGTGGCTGAAGCGCTGGCCAACGACCAAGTGGTGGTACAGGTCTCCGATGCGGGCACGCCCGCCATTTGCGACCCAGGCGCTAAGCTGGCCCAAGCCATTCGCGCTAAAGGCTATAAGGTTTCTCCCATCGTCGGCCCCAGCGCCGTGATTGCCGCTTTGAGCGTAGCCGGCATGACCAGCGCCAACTTTTATTTTGCCGGCTTTTTGCCCCCAAAAACCAAAGAGCGCCAAACTCTGTTGCAAAAATGGCAAGAAACCCCCTACACCGTCATCATGTACGAAACCCCTCACCGCATCGAAGCCACCCTCGCCGACATGCTAGAGGTACTTGGCCCTGATCGCCGCTTAGTGATGGCGCGCGAAATCACCAAAACCTTCGAAACCTTCATTGACGGCACCGTAGCTGAAGTGCTGGCCGCAGTAAAAGCCGACCGCAACCAAACCCGCGGCGAGATGGTGTTGATTTTGGATGCAGCCCCTGCCGTAACCCAAAGTGCGCTATCTGAAGCCACAGAACACGTGATGAAGGTGCTGGCGGCGCAACTACCCACCAAACAAGCAGCCGAGCTCGGCAGCAAAATCACCAATGAAAACAAAAAGGTATTATACGATTACGCCTTAAGCTTGAAAAAAGATTAA